A single genomic interval of Metasolibacillus fluoroglycofenilyticus harbors:
- a CDS encoding glutathione ABC transporter substrate-binding protein yields MGKLKGLLFLVLMLLSVILVACNSDDVENSEVNTDTNTSGEQTEAVTGGDLVLATLSDAANLDPHLSTDVPSASVLSNITEGLVKKNQNDEIVGSLAESWEAIDDVTWEFKLVEGVKFHDGEDFNAEVVKKNFERLLDPEIAAPRAFLFESIKEVEVVEEYVVRIHTHYPFAPLINHLNHPVGVMISPAQIDADYESMAAGNSPGQLVNMEGPVGTGFMKFDYWTAGAEIKLVNNTEYWGQKAFVDSVTIKVIPESATRVAELETGNAHIIEPIQPNEVALVESSPNSVDVAPGSSLSYVGFNVEKEPFNDVRVRQAISMLVDQQMIIDGIYDGFGEAAIGPLAPNVFGYDSTLQPLTYNLEKAQQLLTEAGFADGFKTTIWTNDNPQRQNIAIMLQEELRKVNIDAAIEVVEWGAYLAKTGAGEHDMFILGLSNPVGDADYFLTQLFHSKNKGDPGNRTFYENAEIDSLLDQAREEIDTTKRLALYKELQERLIEEAPMVYVHHQAYLSGVSEQIEGYWINDSGHHKLQNVKFVK; encoded by the coding sequence ATGGGAAAATTGAAAGGATTACTATTTTTGGTATTAATGCTGCTTTCCGTAATTCTTGTTGCTTGTAATAGTGACGATGTGGAAAATAGCGAAGTTAATACAGATACAAATACTTCGGGTGAGCAAACAGAAGCGGTTACTGGTGGCGACCTAGTATTGGCGACACTATCAGATGCGGCAAATCTTGACCCACATTTATCAACAGACGTGCCATCTGCCTCCGTGTTGTCCAATATTACAGAAGGACTTGTAAAGAAAAATCAAAACGATGAAATTGTAGGGAGTCTAGCGGAAAGCTGGGAAGCAATTGATGATGTAACTTGGGAATTTAAGCTTGTAGAAGGTGTTAAATTCCATGATGGGGAAGATTTTAATGCGGAAGTTGTAAAGAAAAACTTTGAACGTTTATTAGATCCAGAGATTGCAGCACCACGTGCGTTTTTATTTGAATCTATTAAAGAAGTTGAAGTTGTTGAGGAATATGTAGTGCGCATTCATACGCATTATCCATTCGCTCCACTTATTAACCACTTGAATCATCCAGTAGGTGTAATGATTTCACCGGCACAAATTGACGCAGATTATGAGTCGATGGCTGCTGGTAATAGCCCGGGGCAATTAGTAAATATGGAAGGGCCAGTTGGTACAGGCTTTATGAAGTTTGATTACTGGACAGCAGGGGCGGAAATCAAGCTTGTTAATAACACAGAATATTGGGGGCAAAAGGCATTTGTCGATTCTGTAACAATTAAAGTTATTCCAGAAAGTGCGACACGTGTTGCGGAGCTAGAAACAGGAAATGCGCATATTATCGAACCAATTCAACCGAATGAAGTGGCACTTGTTGAATCTTCTCCGAACAGTGTAGATGTTGCACCAGGTTCGTCTTTGTCATATGTTGGATTCAATGTAGAAAAAGAGCCGTTTAATGATGTTCGAGTACGTCAAGCAATTTCGATGTTAGTTGATCAACAAATGATTATTGATGGTATTTATGATGGCTTTGGGGAGGCAGCAATCGGTCCTTTAGCGCCAAATGTATTTGGCTATGATTCTACTTTACAGCCGTTAACATACAATCTTGAAAAAGCGCAACAATTGCTGACAGAAGCAGGATTTGCAGATGGTTTTAAAACAACAATCTGGACGAATGACAATCCACAGCGTCAGAACATTGCGATTATGCTGCAAGAAGAGTTAAGAAAAGTTAATATTGATGCTGCTATAGAAGTTGTGGAATGGGGAGCATATTTAGCAAAAACAGGCGCAGGTGAGCATGATATGTTTATTTTAGGCTTATCTAACCCAGTTGGAGATGCGGATTACTTCCTAACACAATTATTCCACTCTAAAAATAAGGGAGACCCGGGTAACCGTACTTTCTATGAAAATGCAGAAATTGATTCACTATTAGATCAAGCGCGCGAAGAAATTGATACAACAAAACGTTTAGCGTTATATAAAGAGTTGCAAGAGCGCTTAATCGAAGAAGCTCCAATGGTTTATGTGCACCACCAAGCCTATTTATCTGGCGTGAGTGAACAAATTGAAGGCTATTGGATTAACGATTCCGGTCACCATAAATTACAAAATGTGAAGTTCGTAAAATAA